Proteins encoded together in one Camelina sativa cultivar DH55 chromosome 9, Cs, whole genome shotgun sequence window:
- the LOC104713436 gene encoding uncharacterized protein LOC104713436, with protein sequence MKPHGSMKLIKQCMERFEALLIRSLSSIHAMNHQCVSFLAGKRRGMDELEYEPEETSIPIPVQEFHQTQQFAPPNVNTSVAHGPSSHIAQHYDCNKEKVLVPPNGLSSPVRRTFQEFNLCEAKSGNQNPNSTGEELSY encoded by the exons ATGAAGCCACACGGATCGATGAAGTTGATCAAACAATGTATGGAGCGTTTCGAGGCGCTGCTAATTCGCTCTCTCAGCTCTATACATGCCATGAACCATCAATGCGTCTCTTTCCTCGCTGGTAAACGTCGCGGCATG GATGAGCTTGAATATGAACCTGAGGAGACATCGATACCAATCCCTGTGCAAGAGTTCCATCAAACCCAACAATTCGCACCACCAAACGTAAATACTTCAGTAGCTCATGGTCCTTCAAGTCACATAGCACAACATTATGATTGTAACAAAGAGAAAGTCTTGGTTCCACCAAATGGTCTCTCAAGTCCTGTTCGAAGAACCTTTCAGGAATTCAACTTGTGTGAGGCTAAATCTGGTAACCAGAATCCAAACTCTACAGGTGAGGAGTTATCTTACTGa
- the LOC104713437 gene encoding radial spoke head 10 homolog B-like: MSQSKLTRTQSSLLRSSPTIRSSIQSLSSITECDDFNETSHHRCEEQDLEAGEKEEKQRRKKPVKSFGSFNRIKPGLAFTLASLSFLSLSSFLLFFVDEVFTSENLLLGLIFVAVALFFASRNMAVINQTVIAIKQIRVRRSRTKHKPKPVQWYIGDSKPEPIKEDETRRRLVVKEGVRFFSNGDFYEGEFNRGKCNGSGVYYYFVNGRYEGDWINGRYDGYGIECWSKGSKYKGQYKQGLRHGYGVYWFYTGDSYSGEWFNGQSHGFGVQTCADGSSFVGEFKFGVKHGLGSYHFRNGDKYAGEYFGDKIHGFGVYHFANGHYYEGAWHEGRKQGYGTYRFRTGDIKSGEWDDGNLVNHLPQESGPVHRAVQSARERVKKGVNQRRVDEQVVRAVAAANKAATAARVAAVKAVQNQMDGKICEN, translated from the exons ATGAGCCAATCGAAACTAACGAGGACTCAGTCGTCGTTACTCAGATCATCTCCGACAATTCGATCATCGATTCAAAGCCTTTCTTCAATCACTGAATGTGATGACTTCAACGAAACCTCTCACCACCGCTGCGAAGAACAAGATCTAGAAGCCggtgagaaagaagagaaacagaggaggaaaaaACCGGTTAAATCATTCGGGTCATTTAACCGAATTAAACCGGGTCTCGCCTTCACActcgcttctctctctttcctcagTCTCTCATCTTTTTTACTCTTCTTCGTCGACGAGGTTTTCACGTCGGAGAATCTCTTGCTCGGTTTGATCTTCGTCGCCGTTGCTCTGTTCTTCGCGTCGCGCAACATGGCGGTTATCAACCAAACCGTAATCGCAATCAAACAGATTCGCGTAAGAAGGTCTCGAACCAAACACAAACCGAAACCGGTTCAATGGTACATCGGGGATTCAAAACCGGAACCgatcaaagaagatgaaacgAGGAGGAGACTCGTCGTTAAAGAAGGAGTACGATTCTTCAGCAATGGTGATTTCTACGAAGGTGAGTTTAACAGAGGCAAGTGTAACGGAAGTGGAGTTTACTACTATTTCGTTAACGGAAGATATGAAGGAGACTGGATCAATGGAAGGTACGATGGTTATGGAATCGAGTGTTGGTCTAAAGGAAGCAAGTACAAAGGACAGTACAAGCAAGGACTTAGACATGGTTACGGAGTTTACTGGTTTTACACTGGTGATTCTTACTCTGGTGAATGGTTCAACGGTCAAAGCCATGGCTTTGGTGTTCAAACTTGTGCTGATGGAAGCTCTTTTGTCGGAGAATTCAAATTTGGTGTCAAACATGGACTTGGATCTTACCATTTCag AAATGGAGATAAGTACGCAGGAGAGTATTTTGGAGACAAGATTCATGGGTTTGGTGTTTACCATTTTGCTAATGGTCACTATTACGAAGGAGCTTGGCACGAAGGTCGTAAGCAAGGGTATGGCACGTATAGATTCAGAACCGGTGATATCAAATCCGGTGAATGGGATGATGGTAATCTCGTTAACCATCTTCCTCAAGAATCCGGCCCGGTTCATAGAGCGGTTCAg AGTGCACGAGAGAGGGTGAAGAAAGGAGTGAACCAAAGACGGGTCGATGAGCAGGTGGTACGAGCTGTGGCTGCAGCTAATAAAGCTGCGACGGCTGCCAGAGTTGCAGCTGTGAAAGCCGTTCAGAATCAAATGGATggtaaaatttgtgaaaattaa
- the LOC104713438 gene encoding uncharacterized protein LOC104713438 has translation MYLDTNGVMLRHFTFKSSLLPITTHTRRSYANTHRSTSIGATMTFSTTQNESTQQTQKPVQVAKRLDKFKTTIFTQMSILGVKHGAINLGQGFPNFDGPDFIKEAAVQAIKDGKNQYARAYGVPELNSAISTRFQEDTGLVVDPEKEVTVTSGCTEAIAASVLGLINPGDEVILFAPFYDSYEATLSMAGAKIKGITLRPPDFSIPLEELKAAVTKNTRAILMNTPHNPTGKMFTREELETIASLCIENDVLVFSDEVYDKLAFEMDHISIASLPGMYERTVTMNSLGKTFSLTGWKIGWAIAPPHLTWGVRQAHSYLTFATSTPAQWAAIAALKAPESYYKELKRDYAAKKEILVKGLKEVGFKVFPSSGTYFVTADHTPFGLENDVAFCEYLIEEVGVVAIPTSVFYLNPEEGKNLVRFAFCKDEETLRGAIERMKQKLKSKV, from the exons ATGTACCTGGACACAAATGGTGTGATGCTCAGACATTTTACCTTCAAATCCTCTCTTCTCCCAATCACGACTCATACCCGACGAAGCTACGCGAATACCCATCGTTCAACTTCAATCGGAGCCACCATGACATTTTCCACGACTCAGAACGAGTCGACTCAGCAAACTCAGAAACCCGTCCAG GTGGCTAAGCGATTAGACAAGTTCAAGACTACTATTTTCACTCAGATGAGCATATTGGGTGTGAAACACGGAGCGATCAATTTAGGCCAAGGCTTTCCCAATTTCGACGGTCCTGATTTTATTAAAGAAGCTGCCGTCCAAGCCATTAAAGATGGTAAAAACCAGTATGCTCGTGCATACGGCGTTCCTGAGCTCAACTCTGCAATTTCTACCCGGTTTCAAGAAGATACAGGTCTCGTTGTTGATCCGGAGAAAGAAGTGACTGTTACATCTGGTTGCACTGAAGCCATAGCTGCATCAGTGTTGGGTTTAATAAACCCTGGAGATGAAGTCATTCTCTTTGCACCTTTTTACGATTCATATGAAGCAACGCTCTCTATGGCTGGtgctaaaataaaaggaatcaCTTTGCGCCCACCTGACTTCTCCATCCCTTTGGAAGAGCTCAAAGCTGCGGTTACTAAAAACACCAGAGCCATTCTCATGAACACTCCACACAACCCAACGGGGAAGATGTTCACAAGAGAGGAGCTTGAAACCATTGCATCCCTCTGCATTGAAAACGATGTGCTTGTGTTCTCTGATGAAGTGTACGACAAGCTTGCTTTTGAAATGGATCACATCTCCATAGCATCTCTTCCTGGTATGTACGAAAGAACTGTGACCATGAATTCCCTTGGAAAGACTTTCTCTTTAACCGGATGGAAGATCGGTTGGGCGATTGCACCACCACATTTGACTTGGGGAGTTAGACAAGCGCACTCTTACCTGACGTTTGCCACATCAACACCAGCTCAGTGGGCAGCCATTGCAGCTCTAAAGGCACCAGAGTCTTACTACAAAGAGCTGAAGAGAGATTACGCGGCGAAAAAGGAGATACTGGTTAAGGGTTTGAAAGAAGTCGGGTTTAAAGTGTTCCCGTCAAGCGGGACTTACTTTGTGACCGCGGATCACACTCCATTTGGACTGGAGAACGATGTAGCCTTCTGTGAGTATCTTATTGAAGAAGTTGGAGTTGTTGCGATCCCCACTAGCGTCTTTTATTTGAATCCAGAAGAAGGGAAGAACTTGGTTAGGTTTGCGTTCTGTAAAGACGAAGAGACTTTGCGTGGTGCAATTGAGAGGATGAAACAAAAGCTAAAGTCAAAAGTCTGA